From a single Pseudomonas sp. A34-9 genomic region:
- a CDS encoding extracellular solute-binding protein — MLAPKRLLTALALTLIGSTTAQAADEVVVYSSRIDELIKPVFDAYTAKTGVKIKFITDKEAPLMQRIKAEGENATADLLLTVDAGNLWQAEQMGILQPFTSKTIDANIPLQYRSSTHAWTGLSLRARTIAYSTERVKPGELTTYEALADKNWEGRLCLRTAKKVYNQSLTATMIEVHGAEKTEKILKGWVNNLSTDVFSDDVAVLEAINAGQCDVGIVNTYYYGRLHKQKPELPVKLFWPNQADRGVHVNLSGIGLTRHAPHPEAAKALVEWMTTPEAQKIFADVNQEFPANPAVAPSEEVAAWGKFVADTLPVEVAGKRQAEAIRMMDRAGWN; from the coding sequence ATGTTGGCACCCAAGCGTCTTCTGACCGCACTGGCCTTGACCCTGATCGGCAGCACCACGGCCCAGGCCGCTGATGAGGTGGTGGTTTACTCGTCGCGCATCGATGAACTGATCAAACCGGTTTTCGATGCCTACACCGCCAAGACCGGGGTGAAGATCAAGTTCATCACCGACAAGGAAGCGCCGCTGATGCAGCGCATCAAGGCCGAGGGTGAAAACGCTACCGCCGACCTGCTGCTCACCGTTGACGCCGGCAACCTCTGGCAGGCCGAGCAGATGGGCATCCTGCAGCCGTTCACCTCGAAGACCATCGACGCCAATATCCCGCTGCAATATCGCTCGTCGACTCATGCCTGGACCGGCCTGAGCCTGCGAGCGCGGACCATCGCCTACTCCACCGAACGGGTGAAGCCGGGCGAACTGACCACCTACGAAGCACTGGCTGACAAGAACTGGGAAGGGCGCCTGTGCCTGCGCACGGCGAAGAAGGTCTACAACCAGTCGCTGACCGCGACCATGATCGAAGTCCACGGCGCCGAGAAGACCGAGAAGATCCTCAAGGGCTGGGTTAACAACCTGTCCACCGACGTGTTCTCCGATGACGTTGCGGTGCTCGAAGCGATCAACGCCGGCCAGTGCGACGTTGGCATCGTCAACACTTACTACTACGGCCGCCTGCACAAGCAGAAGCCGGAGTTGCCGGTAAAATTGTTCTGGCCGAATCAGGCGGATCGCGGCGTACACGTGAACCTGTCGGGCATTGGCCTGACCAGGCATGCGCCGCACCCGGAAGCGGCCAAGGCTTTGGTTGAATGGATGACCACACCTGAAGCGCAGAAGATTTTTGCTGACGTTAACCAGGAGTTCCCGGCCAACCCGGCGGTGGCGCCTTCGGAAGAAGTGGCGGCGTGGGGCAAGTTTGTGGCCGACACCTTGCCGGTGGAAGTGGCGGGCAAGCGTCAGGCTGAGGCGATCCGGATGATGGATCGGGCGGGTTGGAACTGA
- a CDS encoding 2-octaprenyl-3-methyl-6-methoxy-1,4-benzoquinol hydroxylase: MRADLLIVGAGMVGSALALALQDSGLEVLLLDGSPLSVKPFDAEAAFEPRVSALSAASQRILERLGVWDGIAKRRSSPYTDMHVWDGSGTGQIHFSASSVHAEVLGHIVENRVVQDALLDRLHDCDLGMLANARLEQMRRSGDDWLLTLADGRQLRAPLVIAADGANSAVRRLTGVATREWDYMHHAIVTSVRSSKPHQMTAWQRFTDHGPLAFLPLERDGQQDWCSIVWSTTPSEAERLMALDEAGFCRELELAFEGRLGEVISADPRLCVPLRQRHAKRYVAQGLALIGDAAHTIHPLAGQGVNLGFLDAAVLAEVLLQAAGRGERLADVKVLSRYERRRMPHNLALMAAMEGFERLFQADPLPVRWLRNAGLKLVEQMPEAKALFVREALGLTGDLPALAKV; encoded by the coding sequence ATGCGCGCAGATCTGCTGATTGTCGGAGCCGGAATGGTCGGCAGCGCCCTGGCGCTGGCGTTGCAGGACAGCGGGCTGGAAGTCCTGCTGCTCGACGGCAGCCCGCTGAGCGTCAAACCCTTCGACGCCGAAGCTGCGTTTGAACCGCGGGTGAGCGCGTTGTCGGCGGCCAGCCAGCGGATACTCGAACGCCTCGGCGTGTGGGATGGCATCGCCAAACGGCGCAGCAGTCCATACACCGACATGCACGTGTGGGACGGCAGCGGCACCGGTCAGATTCACTTTTCGGCGAGCAGCGTGCACGCCGAGGTGCTTGGCCATATCGTCGAAAACCGCGTTGTGCAGGATGCCTTGCTCGACCGTTTGCACGATTGCGATCTGGGCATGCTCGCCAATGCACGACTGGAACAGATGCGTCGCTCGGGCGATGACTGGTTGCTGACATTGGCTGACGGTCGTCAGTTGCGCGCGCCGTTGGTAATCGCGGCGGACGGTGCCAACTCGGCAGTGCGACGCCTGACCGGCGTGGCCACCCGCGAGTGGGATTATATGCACCACGCCATCGTCACCAGTGTGCGCAGCAGCAAACCGCATCAGATGACCGCGTGGCAGCGCTTTACCGATCACGGGCCGCTGGCGTTTCTGCCGCTGGAACGTGACGGGCAGCAGGACTGGTGCTCGATCGTCTGGTCGACCACGCCAAGCGAAGCCGAACGCTTGATGGCGCTGGATGAAGCGGGTTTCTGCCGTGAGCTGGAGCTTGCGTTTGAAGGTCGCCTGGGCGAAGTCATCAGTGCGGATCCGCGACTTTGTGTGCCGCTGCGTCAGCGCCACGCCAAGCGTTATGTGGCGCAGGGTCTGGCGTTGATCGGCGATGCGGCGCACACCATTCACCCGTTGGCGGGGCAGGGCGTGAACCTCGGTTTCCTCGATGCGGCGGTGCTGGCTGAAGTGCTGTTGCAAGCAGCCGGGCGTGGTGAGCGTTTGGCGGATGTGAAGGTGCTGAGCCGTTACGAGCGTCGGCGCATGCCGCATAACCTGGCGCTGATGGCGGCGATGGAAGGGTTTGAGCGGTTGTTTCAGGCCGATCCGTTGCCTGTCAGGTGGTTGCGTAATGCCGGGTTGAAGCTGGTTGAGCAGATGCCTGAGGCGAAGGCGTTGTTTGTGCGGGAGGCGCTGGGTTTGACCGGTGATCTTCCGGCGTTGGCCAAGGTCTGA
- a CDS encoding DUF4442 domain-containing protein, producing MLKWLSGKFGKARLMRWVMTFYPPYLGAGVRVRHISDDFRDVQVSMGLGWYNRNYVGTQFGGSLYSMVDPFFMLMLMENLGSRYIVWDKAADIDFIAPGKGPVFARFSIDETLLAEIRRQTADGEKYLPQLQVDIHDGAGNLVARVGKTLYVRLKPQARQA from the coding sequence ATGCTTAAGTGGTTAAGCGGAAAATTCGGCAAGGCGCGGTTGATGCGCTGGGTGATGACGTTCTACCCGCCGTACCTCGGCGCCGGTGTTCGAGTCCGGCACATCAGCGATGACTTTCGCGACGTCCAGGTGTCGATGGGCCTTGGCTGGTACAACCGCAATTACGTCGGCACGCAGTTCGGCGGCAGCCTGTATTCGATGGTCGATCCGTTCTTCATGCTGATGCTCATGGAAAACCTCGGCTCGCGCTACATCGTCTGGGACAAGGCTGCCGACATCGATTTCATCGCGCCGGGCAAAGGCCCGGTGTTCGCCCGGTTCAGCATCGACGAGACACTGCTCGCCGAGATTCGCCGGCAGACCGCCGATGGCGAGAAATACCTGCCGCAGTTGCAGGTCGACATTCATGACGGCGCCGGCAATCTGGTGGCGCGGGTCGGTAAAACCCTTTACGTGCGGCTCAAGCCGCAAGCGAGACAGGCTTAA
- the ubiH gene encoding 2-octaprenyl-6-methoxyphenyl hydroxylase yields MSRVNLAIIGGGLVGASLALALQAGAKARGWKIVLIEPFAPGDSWQPSYDARSSALSFGSRQIYQRLGVWQEISRRAEPIKQIHVSDRGRFSTARLSAMEEGVPALGYVVENAWLGQCLWQHIDKDVISWRCPAEVTRMEPLPDGYRLTLNDETTLECDLAVLADGGRSGLREQLGINVRKRPYNQSALIANITPSEAHNGMAFERFTDEGPMALLPLPENRCALVWTRLGMDAQRLADLSERDFLSELQGVFGYRLGTLKQVGARHLYPLTLVEAEEQVRSHLAVLGNAAHSLHPIAGQGFNLSLRDADALAAALLASDKPLGDFATLQAYRERQRLDQDLTVGFSDQVTRLFGSKQPLVSLGRNIGLLGLDLLPPAKRWFARQAMGLGTRPDA; encoded by the coding sequence ATGAGTCGAGTCAATCTGGCAATCATCGGTGGTGGTCTGGTCGGCGCCAGTCTGGCGTTGGCCTTGCAGGCCGGGGCCAAGGCGCGTGGCTGGAAAATCGTGCTGATCGAGCCGTTCGCCCCGGGCGACAGCTGGCAGCCGAGCTACGACGCGCGCTCGTCGGCGCTGTCCTTTGGCTCGCGGCAGATTTATCAACGGCTGGGTGTATGGCAGGAAATCTCCCGCCGTGCCGAGCCGATCAAGCAGATTCACGTCTCCGATCGTGGCCGCTTCTCCACCGCGCGTTTGTCGGCGATGGAAGAGGGCGTGCCGGCGCTCGGCTATGTGGTGGAAAACGCCTGGCTCGGCCAGTGCCTGTGGCAGCACATCGACAAAGACGTGATCAGTTGGCGCTGCCCGGCGGAAGTCACGCGTATGGAGCCGCTGCCCGACGGCTATCGCCTGACCCTCAACGATGAAACCACCCTTGAATGCGACCTCGCGGTGCTCGCCGATGGCGGTCGCTCCGGCCTGCGCGAGCAGTTGGGCATCAATGTGCGCAAGCGTCCGTACAACCAGAGCGCGCTGATCGCCAACATCACCCCGAGCGAAGCGCACAACGGCATGGCCTTCGAGCGCTTCACCGACGAAGGACCGATGGCGCTGCTGCCGCTGCCGGAAAACCGCTGCGCTTTGGTCTGGACCCGCCTGGGCATGGACGCGCAGCGTCTGGCCGATTTGAGCGAGCGCGACTTCCTCAGCGAATTGCAGGGCGTGTTCGGTTACCGCCTCGGCACGCTGAAACAGGTCGGCGCGCGGCATTTGTATCCGCTGACGCTGGTCGAGGCCGAAGAACAAGTGCGCTCGCACCTGGCCGTGCTCGGCAACGCCGCGCACAGCCTGCACCCGATAGCCGGGCAGGGTTTCAACCTGTCGCTGCGTGATGCCGATGCCTTGGCCGCTGCGCTGTTGGCCAGCGACAAACCGCTGGGCGATTTCGCCACCTTGCAGGCTTATCGCGAGCGTCAGCGTCTCGATCAGGACCTCACCGTCGGCTTCTCCGATCAGGTCACGCGCCTGTTCGGCAGCAAGCAGCCATTGGTGTCGCTGGGGCGCAACATCGGTTTGCTCGGTCTCGATCTGTTGCCGCCGGCCAAGCGCTGGTTTGCGCGTCAGGCCATGGGTTTGGGAACGCGACCGGATGCTTAA
- the pepP gene encoding Xaa-Pro aminopeptidase — protein sequence MTHIPKAEYSRRRKALMAQMEPNSIAILPAAAVAIRNRDVEHVYRQDSDFQYLSGFPEPQAVIVLMPGREHGEYVLFCRERNAERELWDGLRAGQEGAIRDFGADDAFPITDIDDILPGLIEGRDRVYSAMGSNPEFDRHLMDWINVIRSKAHLGAQPPNEFVALDHLLHDMRLYKSAAEVKVMREAARISAQAHIRAMQASRAGLHEYSLEAELDYEFRKGGAKMPAYGSIVAAGRNSCILHYQQNDAVLKDGDLVLIDAGCEIDCYASDITRTWPVNGKFSPEQKAIYELVLASQEAAFAEIAPNKHWNQAHEATVRVITTGLVKLGLLQGEVDELIASEAYKAFYMHRAGHWLGMDVHDVGEYKVGGEWRVLEVGMALTVEPGIYIAPDNQNVAKKWRGIGVRIEDDVVVTKTGCEILTHGVPKTVAEIEALMAQARTHAA from the coding sequence ATGACCCATATCCCGAAAGCGGAATACAGCCGTCGCCGCAAGGCCCTGATGGCGCAGATGGAACCCAACAGCATTGCGATTTTGCCCGCCGCCGCGGTGGCCATTCGCAACCGCGACGTCGAGCACGTCTACCGTCAGGACAGCGACTTCCAGTACCTCAGCGGGTTTCCCGAGCCGCAAGCCGTCATCGTCCTGATGCCTGGCCGCGAGCATGGCGAGTACGTGCTGTTCTGCCGTGAGCGCAACGCCGAACGCGAATTGTGGGACGGCTTGCGTGCAGGCCAGGAAGGCGCGATCCGCGATTTCGGCGCCGACGACGCTTTCCCGATCACCGACATCGACGACATTCTCCCGGGCCTGATCGAAGGCCGTGACCGGGTGTATTCGGCGATGGGCAGCAACCCCGAATTCGATCGCCACTTGATGGACTGGATCAACGTAATCCGCTCCAAGGCGCACCTCGGCGCCCAGCCACCGAACGAATTCGTTGCCCTGGATCATCTGCTGCACGACATGCGCCTGTATAAATCGGCGGCAGAAGTGAAGGTGATGCGCGAAGCCGCACGGATCTCGGCGCAAGCCCACATCCGCGCGATGCAGGCCAGTCGGGCCGGGCTCCACGAGTACAGCCTCGAAGCCGAACTCGATTACGAATTCCGCAAGGGCGGGGCGAAAATGCCAGCTTACGGTTCGATCGTCGCCGCCGGGCGCAACAGCTGCATCCTGCATTACCAGCAGAATGACGCCGTGCTCAAGGACGGCGATCTGGTGTTGATCGACGCTGGCTGCGAGATCGATTGCTATGCCAGCGACATCACTCGCACCTGGCCGGTCAACGGCAAGTTTTCGCCCGAGCAGAAAGCGATCTACGAACTGGTATTGGCTTCACAGGAAGCCGCATTCGCTGAAATCGCCCCGAACAAACACTGGAATCAGGCGCACGAAGCCACGGTGCGAGTGATTACCACAGGGCTGGTGAAGCTCGGATTGCTGCAAGGCGAAGTCGACGAATTGATCGCCAGTGAAGCCTATAAAGCGTTTTACATGCACCGCGCCGGCCATTGGCTGGGCATGGATGTACATGACGTCGGCGAGTACAAGGTCGGCGGCGAATGGCGCGTGCTGGAAGTCGGCATGGCGCTGACCGTGGAGCCGGGCATCTATATTGCCCCGGACAATCAGAACGTAGCGAAGAAATGGCGCGGCATCGGCGTGCGCATCGAGGACGACGTGGTAGTGACAAAGACTGGCTGTGAAATCCTTACCCATGGCGTGCCGAAAACCGTCGCTGAAATCGAAGCGCTGATGGCGCAAGCACGGACACACGCGGCATGA
- a CDS encoding YecA family protein, which yields MTIANSPYQAFATLLTASGHNVSPAELHGVLLGRSCAGAGFDNEGWLIDAAELLEGDIQDNVRNALIGLQEMVKGELTGDDVTVVLLLPTDDAPLADRAAALGEWCQGFLSGFGLNCRDSSMLSTEATEVLQDLAAISQVQDALEESDDGENDYMEVMEYLRVAPLLLFSETKKADVPPAAKPSLH from the coding sequence ATGACCATTGCGAATTCCCCGTACCAAGCCTTTGCCACCCTGCTGACTGCCAGCGGCCACAACGTCTCGCCTGCCGAACTGCACGGCGTGCTGCTCGGGCGCAGTTGCGCCGGTGCCGGCTTCGATAACGAAGGCTGGCTGATCGACGCTGCCGAACTGCTCGAAGGCGACATCCAGGACAACGTCCGCAACGCCCTGATCGGCCTGCAAGAGATGGTCAAAGGTGAACTGACCGGCGACGACGTCACTGTCGTCCTGCTGCTGCCGACCGATGATGCGCCACTGGCCGACCGCGCCGCCGCGCTGGGCGAATGGTGCCAGGGCTTCCTCAGCGGTTTCGGCCTGAACTGCCGCGACAGCAGCATGCTCAGTACTGAAGCCACCGAAGTGCTGCAGGATCTGGCAGCGATCTCCCAGGTGCAAGACGCCCTGGAAGAATCCGATGACGGCGAAAACGATTACATGGAAGTCATGGAGTACCTGCGCGTCGCGCCGCTGCTGCTGTTTTCGGAAACCAAGAAAGCCGACGTGCCGCCAGCCGCCAAGCCGTCGCTGCATTAA
- a CDS encoding TIGR02449 family protein, whose translation MEDTDLQALMARLELLIGRVEQLKSQNALLLAQEKTWREERAHLIEKNEIARRKVESMISRLKALEQDS comes from the coding sequence ATGGAAGACACCGACCTGCAAGCGCTGATGGCCAGACTCGAACTGCTGATTGGCCGAGTCGAGCAACTAAAGAGTCAAAATGCACTCTTACTAGCTCAGGAAAAAACCTGGCGCGAGGAACGCGCTCACCTCATTGAAAAAAACGAAATCGCCCGGCGTAAGGTCGAATCGATGATTTCGCGCCTCAAGGCCCTGGAGCAAGACTCATGA
- a CDS encoding cell division protein ZapA: protein MSSSNSVTVQILDKEYSIICPQEERSNLVSAARYLDGKMREIRSSGKVIGADRIAVMAALNITHDLLHKEERPDIQASGSTREQVRDLLDRVDLVLADDQSTTKG from the coding sequence ATGAGTTCAAGCAATAGCGTCACCGTGCAGATCCTCGATAAAGAGTATTCGATCATCTGCCCGCAGGAAGAACGCAGCAATCTGGTCAGTGCCGCCCGCTACCTCGATGGCAAAATGCGCGAAATCCGCAGCAGCGGTAAAGTCATCGGCGCCGACCGCATCGCCGTAATGGCCGCGCTGAACATCACTCATGACCTCTTGCACAAAGAAGAGCGCCCGGACATCCAGGCCAGCGGTTCGACCCGTGAACAGGTGCGCGACTTGCTCGATCGTGTCGATCTGGTCCTCGCCGACGATCAGAGCACTACCAAGGGCTGA
- a CDS encoding 5-formyltetrahydrofolate cyclo-ligase: MTEPALLPRPQLRRLLRKARRSLSKSEQRQAAKGLYRQLAQDPHFRRAKHISLYLPTDGEIDPRLLLREAQRRGKATYLPVLSAWPRTKMVFQRIRPGEKLKANRFRILEPRANLAQQRKVWALDLVLLPLVGFDDVGGRLGMGGGFYDRSLGYMARRKNWRKPTLLGLAHECQKVERLAQASWDVPLQGTVSDKAWYFAG; encoded by the coding sequence ATGACCGAACCCGCGCTGCTGCCCCGCCCGCAACTCCGCCGCCTGCTGCGCAAGGCGCGCCGCTCGCTGAGCAAAAGCGAGCAACGCCAGGCCGCCAAGGGCCTGTACCGGCAACTGGCGCAAGACCCGCACTTTCGCCGGGCCAAACATATCTCTCTGTATTTACCCACCGACGGTGAAATCGATCCGCGCTTGCTGTTGCGTGAAGCGCAACGTCGGGGCAAAGCGACTTACCTGCCGGTGCTCAGCGCATGGCCGCGGACGAAAATGGTTTTCCAGCGCATTCGCCCGGGCGAAAAGCTCAAAGCCAATCGTTTCCGCATTCTCGAGCCACGGGCCAATCTGGCACAGCAACGCAAGGTCTGGGCGCTGGATCTGGTGTTGTTGCCATTGGTGGGGTTTGACGATGTCGGCGGGCGATTGGGGATGGGCGGCGGTTTCTATGATCGCAGCCTGGGGTATATGGCCCGGCGCAAAAACTGGCGCAAACCGACGTTGCTGGGGCTGGCCCATGAGTGTCAGAAGGTCGAGCGATTGGCGCAGGCGAGCTGGGATGTACCGTTACAAGGCACGGTCAGCGACAAGGCGTGGTATTTCGCGGGATAG
- a CDS encoding EVE domain-containing protein codes for MAYWLMKSEPDELSIKGLEKLGKARWDGVRNYQARNFLRAMAVGDEFFFYHSSCPEPGIAGIGKIIEAAYPDPTALEPESHYFDPKATPEKNAWIAIDVEHVETFARVLKLDYLKQQTALAEMPLVQKGSRLSVMPVTPEQWAAVLALR; via the coding sequence ATGGCCTATTGGCTGATGAAGTCCGAGCCCGACGAACTCTCGATCAAAGGTCTGGAAAAGCTCGGCAAAGCGCGCTGGGACGGTGTTCGCAACTATCAGGCGCGCAACTTCCTGCGCGCGATGGCGGTGGGTGATGAGTTCTTTTTCTATCATTCCAGTTGCCCGGAGCCGGGTATTGCCGGAATCGGCAAGATAATCGAAGCGGCGTACCCGGATCCCACCGCACTGGAACCGGAAAGTCATTACTTCGATCCGAAGGCTACACCAGAGAAAAATGCCTGGATTGCGATTGACGTTGAGCACGTCGAGACGTTTGCGCGGGTGTTGAAGCTGGATTACCTAAAGCAGCAAACGGCGTTGGCCGAGATGCCGTTGGTGCAGAAGGGTTCGCGGTTATCGGTGATGCCGGTCACACCCGAACAGTGGGCGGCGGTGCTTGCCCTGCGCTGA
- a CDS encoding flagellar basal body-associated protein FliL has translation MKAWIMLLLALSLPVAALAEEAKEGEAPKVNYITLSPPFVGNYGLDGTPKLKVYKADVALRVTGDEATKLVKANEPLIRNQLVALFTQQTTEAMGSIEGKEKLRQEALKQTQQVMNDETGKPVVEDLLFNNLIIQ, from the coding sequence GTGAAAGCGTGGATCATGTTGTTGCTGGCCCTGTCTCTGCCTGTGGCAGCGCTGGCCGAAGAAGCCAAAGAAGGCGAGGCGCCGAAGGTCAACTACATCACCCTGAGCCCGCCATTCGTGGGTAACTACGGGCTGGATGGCACACCGAAGCTCAAGGTCTACAAGGCTGACGTGGCTTTGCGGGTGACCGGCGATGAGGCGACCAAACTGGTCAAGGCCAACGAGCCGCTGATCCGCAATCAACTGGTGGCGCTGTTTACTCAGCAGACCACCGAGGCGATGGGCAGTATCGAAGGTAAAGAGAAGCTGCGTCAGGAAGCGTTGAAGCAGACCCAGCAAGTGATGAATGACGAAACCGGCAAGCCGGTGGTTGAAGATCTGTTGTTTAACAACCTGATCATTCAGTAA
- a CDS encoding NADPH:quinone oxidoreductase family protein, protein MKAVLCKAFGPAESLVLEDVASPALKKNEILLEVHAAGVNFPDTLIIEGKYQFKPPFPFSPGGEAAGVVTEIGEKVSHLKVGDRVMALTGWGSFAEQVAVPGYNVLPIPPSMDFNIAAAFSMTYGTSMHALKQRANLQPGETLLVLGASGGVGLAAVEIGKAMGARVIAAASSAEKLAVAKAAGADELINYSETSLKDEIKRLTDGQGADVIYDPVGGDLFDQAIRAIAWNGRLLVVGFASGRIPELPVNLALLKGAAVLGVFWGSFAQRQPQDNAANFQQLFGWFAEGKLKPLVSQVYPLSNAAQAINDLGQRKAVGKVVVQVR, encoded by the coding sequence ATGAAAGCCGTGCTGTGCAAAGCCTTCGGCCCTGCCGAATCGCTGGTGCTGGAAGACGTCGCCAGCCCCGCCCTGAAGAAGAACGAAATCCTGCTGGAGGTGCACGCCGCCGGGGTCAACTTCCCGGACACGCTGATCATCGAGGGCAAGTACCAGTTCAAGCCGCCCTTCCCGTTCTCGCCGGGTGGCGAGGCGGCGGGCGTGGTCACCGAGATCGGGGAAAAAGTCAGCCACCTCAAGGTCGGCGACCGGGTCATGGCTCTGACCGGCTGGGGCAGTTTCGCTGAACAGGTCGCGGTGCCGGGCTATAACGTCCTGCCGATCCCGCCATCGATGGACTTCAACATCGCCGCCGCCTTCAGCATGACTTACGGCACCTCGATGCACGCCCTCAAGCAACGCGCCAATCTGCAACCGGGGGAAACCCTGCTGGTGCTCGGCGCTTCCGGCGGTGTCGGGCTGGCCGCCGTGGAAATCGGCAAAGCCATGGGCGCCCGCGTCATCGCCGCCGCCAGCAGCGCGGAAAAACTGGCGGTGGCCAAGGCTGCCGGCGCCGATGAGCTGATCAACTACAGCGAAACCAGCCTCAAGGACGAAATCAAACGCCTCACCGACGGCCAGGGCGCCGACGTGATTTACGATCCGGTCGGCGGCGATCTGTTCGACCAGGCCATCCGCGCCATCGCCTGGAATGGCCGCCTGTTGGTGGTCGGCTTCGCCAGCGGGCGAATTCCCGAACTGCCGGTCAACCTCGCCCTGCTCAAAGGCGCGGCAGTGCTCGGGGTGTTCTGGGGCTCCTTCGCCCAGCGCCAACCGCAGGACAACGCGGCGAACTTCCAGCAGTTGTTCGGCTGGTTCGCCGAGGGCAAGTTGAAACCGCTGGTATCGCAGGTGTACCCGCTGAGCAATGCGGCGCAGGCGATCAATGATCTTGGCCAGCGCAAGGCGGTGGGCAAGGTGGTGGTGCAGGTGCGCTGA
- the glpT gene encoding glycerol-3-phosphate transporter, which yields MFAFFRPAAHQAPLPEEKIDSTYRRLRWQIFAGIFFGYAGYYLLRKNFSLAMPYLIDEGYSRGDLGLAMSAIAIAYGLSKFLMGLVSDRSNPRYFLPFGLLVSAGVMFIFGFAPWATSSVTMMFILLFINGWAQGMGWPPSGRTMVHWWSQKERGGVVSVWNVAHNVGGGLIGPLFLLGMGLFNDWHAAFYVPAAVALGVAVFAFITMRDTPQSVGLPPIEKYKNDYPEGYDASHEDEFSAKEIFVKYVLRNKMLWYIAMANVFVYLLRYGVLDWAPTYLKEAKGFTVDKTSWAYFFYEWAGIPGTLLCGWMSDKIFRGNRGLTGMVFMALVTVATLVYWLNPAGNPTVDMIALFSIGFLIYGPVMLIGLQALELAPKKAAGTAAGFTGLFGYLGGSVAASAAMGYTVDHFGWDGGFVLLVGACLLSMAFLAPTLWHKQVASQSREAVA from the coding sequence ATGTTTGCTTTCTTTCGTCCTGCCGCACATCAGGCTCCATTGCCTGAAGAAAAAATAGACAGCACGTACCGACGCCTGCGCTGGCAGATCTTCGCCGGTATTTTCTTTGGCTATGCGGGTTATTACCTGCTGCGCAAAAACTTCTCGCTGGCCATGCCCTACCTGATCGACGAAGGCTACAGCCGTGGCGATCTGGGCCTGGCGATGTCGGCGATCGCCATCGCTTATGGCTTGTCGAAATTCCTCATGGGCCTGGTGTCCGACCGTTCCAACCCACGTTACTTCCTGCCGTTCGGTCTGCTGGTGTCGGCCGGGGTGATGTTCATTTTCGGTTTCGCGCCTTGGGCAACGTCCAGCGTGACCATGATGTTCATCCTGCTGTTCATCAACGGCTGGGCCCAGGGCATGGGTTGGCCGCCAAGTGGCCGGACCATGGTGCATTGGTGGTCGCAGAAGGAGCGCGGCGGCGTGGTGTCCGTGTGGAACGTGGCGCATAACGTCGGCGGCGGTCTGATCGGCCCGCTGTTCCTGCTCGGCATGGGTCTGTTCAACGACTGGCATGCAGCGTTCTACGTACCGGCAGCCGTGGCGCTGGGCGTGGCGGTGTTCGCGTTCATTACCATGCGCGACACCCCGCAATCGGTTGGCCTGCCGCCGATCGAAAAGTACAAGAACGATTACCCGGAAGGCTACGACGCCAGCCACGAAGACGAATTCAGCGCCAAGGAAATCTTCGTCAAGTATGTGCTGCGCAACAAGATGCTCTGGTACATCGCCATGGCCAACGTCTTCGTCTACCTGCTGCGCTACGGCGTGCTGGACTGGGCGCCGACCTACCTGAAGGAAGCCAAGGGTTTCACCGTGGATAAAACCTCGTGGGCTTATTTCTTCTACGAGTGGGCGGGCATTCCGGGCACGCTGCTGTGCGGCTGGATGTCGGACAAGATCTTCCGAGGCAACCGTGGCCTGACCGGCATGGTGTTCATGGCGCTGGTGACTGTCGCGACCCTGGTTTACTGGTTGAACCCGGCCGGCAACCCGACCGTCGACATGATCGCGCTGTTCTCGATCGGCTTCCTGATCTACGGCCCGGTGATGTTGATCGGCCTGCAGGCACTGGAGCTGGCGCCGAAGAAAGCCGCCGGCACCGCTGCGGGCTTCACTGGCTTGTTCGGTTATCTGGGTGGTTCGGTCGCGGCCAGTGCCGCGATGGGCTACACCGTTGACCACTTCGGCTGGGACGGTGGTTTCGTGCTGCTGGTTGGCGCTTGCCTGCTGTCGATGGCCTTCCTCGCCCCGACGCTGTGGCACAAGCAAGTCGCCAGTCAGAGCCGCGAAGCGGTCGCTTGA